A window of the Lolium perenne isolate Kyuss_39 chromosome 7, Kyuss_2.0, whole genome shotgun sequence genome harbors these coding sequences:
- the LOC127312853 gene encoding uncharacterized protein — protein MGAQPGSTQMQSGIPTTGMPVVNSTSSSMRPEATLLAVAGLSAPPVPAVASPREASGDVPLAKKKKASTCFRCDQPGHCLNDCNAVICDCCQDPQHATRDCPLLLAPKPTMVMYGLAHEELMFWDTPLSQSVRPRLENTRMGRVTISGGQMTVEEIITQLRWIVPEENYHWEVVQMEENVYRVNFPSKIDLVRVQHFGRFNVPSSEIFMTFDFWTRNVQPAWRAEDVWVRVYDLPSPALDDFLALWAIGTLFGKTRDIDMTFTRANDVLRICITCLDPTLIPAQMDVRVQDDFFRLRFEVEGLQPYVPQDTTMADAPNGDGDMEHDGHTDDSVPDVTKDTAPDEQANNTNNSNGQKDTFMPPGQRNLNLTPIQFGSYGSGIINKSTQSGRMIEQVDVLDGAKELQYVLSEVADDRMSDKALDCADPADNHGAVKAQPIMHGVAMAHPIMHGATSIGGANAPIQHKIHGTPTTNGARAMPYSSISTSTGGTHDAVPGAAVRSAGVAHVITPSILTSTNDMSKVMGVSPTNKPSMEEVISFGGISRGSDMGLRSSDRIRRQPNADATQMERAMDLAQRRDDTSGQGYSQSYTLDSTMGVPAPGRPAGGYGYWMQPFANGYSGLLFPGYWVASY, from the exons ATGGGTGCACAGCCGGGTTCCACACAGATGCAGTCTGGGATTCCGACCACGGGTATGCCAGTGGTGAATTCAACAAGTAGTAGCATGAGACCTGAGGCAACGTTGCTAGCGGTGGCTGGGCTGTCGGCGCCGCCAGTGCCTGCTGTAGCTTCACCAAGGGAGGCTAGTGGAGATGTTCCATTAGCCAAGAAGAAGAAGGCTTCTACTTGTTTCCGTTGTGATCAACCGGGGCATTGTCTCAATGACTGTAATGCCGTCATTTGTGATTGTTGTCAAGATCCTCAACATGCAACTAGGGACTGTCCACTTCTCTTGGCACCTAAGCCGACAATGGTTATGTATGGTTTAGCTCATGAGGAGCTGATGTTCTGggacacacctttgtctcaatcTGTTAGGCCTAGGTTGGAGAACACTAGGATGGGAAGGGTGACTATTTCAGGGGGTCAGATGACGGTTGAAGAAATCATTACTCAGCTGAGGTGGATTGTGCCTGAGGAAAATTATCACTGGGAGGTAGTTCAGATGGAGGAAAATGTTTATAGGGTCAATTTTCCTAGCAAGATTGATCTGGTGCGTGTGCAACACTTTGGCAGATTCAATGTACCAAGTTCTGAAATTTTTATGACGTTTGATTTCTGGACAAGGAATGTGCAACCAGCATGGAGAGCTGAGGATGTCTGGGTTCGAGTATATGATTTACCATCTCCAGCACTTGATGATTTTCTTGCTCTATGGGCCATTGGGACACTGTTTGGCAAAACAAGAGATATTGATATGACTTTTACTCGGGCCAATGATGTGCTTCGAATTTGCATTACCTGTCTTGATCCGACCCTTATTCCTGCTCAGATGGATGTTAGAGTTCAGGATGATTTTTTCAGACTTCGCTTTGAGGTGGAAGGATTACAACCATATGTACCGCAGGACACTACAATGGCTGATGCTCCTAATGGTGATGGTGACATGGAACATGATGGACATACTGATGATTCAGTTCCTGATGTTACCAAGGACACTGCCCCAGATGAACAGGCTAATAACACAAACAACTCAAATGGGCAGAAGGATACTTTTATGCCGCCTGGGCAAAGAAACTTGAATCTGACTCCTATTCAATTTGGCTCGTATGGTTCTGGTATTATCAACAAAAGTACACAATCTGGGAGAATGATTGAGCAAGTGGATGTGCTGGATGGGGCAAAGGAGCTACAGTATGTGTTGTCGGAGGTGGCAGATGATCGCATGTCCGATAAGGCTTTAGACTGCGCCGATCCTGCTGACAATCATGGCGCTGTGAAGGCCCAGCCTATTATGCATGGCGTGGCCATGGCCCACCCCATTATGCATGGAGCGACGTCGATCGGCGGGGCGAATGCGCCGATACAACACAAGATACATGGCACGCCGACGACTAATGGAGCTCGGGCGATGCCATACTCCTCTATCAGTACGTCGACCGGAGGCACGCATGACGCAGTGCCAGGTGCGGCTGTCCGAAGcgcaggtgtggcgcatgtgataACACCATCTATTCTTACTTCGACAAATGATATGTCTAAG GTGATGGGAGTTTCTCCAACAAATAAACCCTCCATGGAGGAGGTGATTTCTTTTGGAGGTATTTCACGAGGCTCGGACATGGGGCTGAGGTCAAGTGATCGTATTAGAAGACAACCAAACGCTGATGCTACTCAAATGGAGAGGGCAATGGACCTTGCTCAGCGTCGAGATGATACTTCTGGACAAG gttattcgcaGAGCTACACACTGGATTCAACAATGGGCGTACCTGCTCCCGGAAGACCAGCGGGAGGTTATGGATACTGGATGCAACCGTTTGCTAACGGTTactcaggacttctttttccgGGCTACTGGGTGGCGTCATACTAG
- the LOC127314116 gene encoding protein argonaute 1D isoform X2, producing MGFRRPRFAGFGEDGGGRGGQAGRGGRGGFYSQQYQHGGRGAGSYHHHPQGAAHQPRGAMPAMQQWRPAGPAAQCLGHREVQPRNHNGGGGRGGHVGDSPSAAIAPDISASPEASSPLLEVVTEQLEVLPMEGGELSAGHEPIPLTRNSYKFPRRPGSGRIGIKCLVKANHFLAQLPDKDLHQYDVSITPEITSRVVGRAVMQELVKLHKVSYLGGRLPAYDGRKSMYTAGPLPLTSKEFHITLLDKDDGSGLERRGRTFKVVIRFAARVDLHRLEQYIAGKQAEAPQEALQVLDIVLRELPTARYEPCGRSFFSPDLGRRRSLGDGIESWRGFYQTIRPTQMGLSLNINMSATSFFEPLPVIDFVAQLLNTAIHSRSLSDAERVKIKKALRGVKVEVTHRGNIRRTYRISGLTSQATRELSFPVDQGGTVKSIVQYFNETYGFSIKHTYLPCLQVGNQRRPNYLPMEVCKIVEGQRYSKRLNQGQIRALLEETCQRPHDRERDIIQMVNRNSYHDDPYAKEFGIKISERLALVEARVLPAPRLKYSETGREKDCLPRVGQWNMMNKKMVNGGRVRSWLCVNFARNVQDSVATGFCRELARMCQASGMDFALEPVLPAIYVRPDQVQRALKARFHDAMTILGPERKELELLIGILPENNGSLYGDLKRVCETDLGLISQCCLAKQVFKMNKQILANLSLKINVKVGGRNTVLADAVSRCIPLVTDRPTIIFGADVTHPHPGEDSSPSIAAVVASQDWPEVTKYAGLVSAQVHRQEIIEDLYNVTHDPQKGTIHGGMIRELLISFKRSTREKPQRILFYRDGVSEGQFYQVLQHELDAIRKACASLEPNYQPQITFIVVQKRHHTRLFANNHNDQNSIDRSGNILPGTVVDSKICHPTEFDFFLCSHAGIKGTSRPAHYHVLWDENNFTADALQTLTNNLCYTYARCTRSVSIVPPAYYAHLAAFRARFYMEPDSSDNGSIASACGGGQSGSSTSRSTRAAGGGVVRPLPALKDSVKRVMFYC from the exons ATGGGATTCAGGAGACCAAgatttgctgggtttggtgaggATGGTGGTGGGAGAGGGGGTCAGGCCGGCAGAGGTGGCCGGGGTGGCTTCTATTCTCAGCAATACCAGCACGGTGGCCGTGGAGCAGGCTCCTACCACCACCACCCTCAGGGAGCTGCGCATCAACCACGCGGTGCGATGCCTGCGATGCAGCAATGGCGTCCAGCCGGTCCTGCTGCACAGTGTTTGGGCCACAGAGAAGTGCAGCCACGAAACCACAATGGTGGTGGCGGTCGAGGTGGACATGTGGGGGATAGCCCGTCTGCAGCAATAGCTCCCGACATCTCGGCCTCACCAGAGGCATCATCACCACTTCTTGAGGTGGTCACCGAGCAGCTCGAGGTCTTGCCCATGGAGGGTGGTGAATTGAGTGCGGGCCACGAGCCAATTCCATTGACCAGGAACTCGTATAAATTTCCTCGCCGCCCGGGAAGTGGAAGAATCGGTATCAAGTGCTTGGTGAAGGCAAATCACTTCCTTGCTCAACTGCCAGACAAGGATCTTCATCAGTATGAT GTTTCCATCACCCCGGAGATCACCTCACGGGTTGTCGGCCGTGCCGTGATGCAAGAGTTGGTGAAGCTGCACAAGGTGTCTTACTTGGGAGGGCGGCTTCCAGCCTATGATGGCAGGAAGAGCATGTACACGGCTGGTCCGCTGCCACTTACTTCCAAAGAGTTTCACATCACTTTGCTCGACAAAGATGATGGTTCCGGTTTGGAGAG GCGTGGGAGAACTTTTAAGGTGGTGATTAGGTTTGCCGCTAGAGTTGATCTTCATCGCCTTGAGCAATATATAGCTGGAAAGCAGGCAGAGGCTCCCCAAGAGGCCCTGCAAGTTCTTGATATCGTCCTGCGTGAGCTGCCAACAGCTAG ATACGAACCATGTGGTCGATCCTTCTTCTCGCCTGACCTGGGAAGGAGGCGATCCCTTGGTGACGGAATAGAAAGCTGGCGCGGGTTTTATCAGACAATTCGTCCTACTCAAATGGGATTGTCACTAAATATCA ATATGTCGGCAACATCTTTCTTCGAGCCGCTACCTGTCATTGATTTTGTTGCACAACTTTTAAACACTGCTATCCACTCGAGGTCCCTCTCAGATGCGGAACGTGTCAAG ATCAAGAAGGCCTTAAGAGGAGTGAAGGTGGAAGTTACTCACCGTGGCAACATACGGCGGACGTATCGGATATCTGGTTTAACATCTCAGGCAACTCGGGAGCTAAG TTTTCCTGTCGATCAAGGGGGCACAGTGAAGTCTATTGTCCAATACTTTAATGAGACATATGGCTTTTCCATCAAGCACACCTACCTTCCCTGTCTGCAAGTCGGCAATCAGCGGCGTCCAAATTACCTCCCCATGGAG GTCTGCAAAATAGTGGAGGGACAGAGATACTCCAAGAGACTGAACCAGGGTCAGATAAGAGCTCTTTTAGAGGAGACATGTCAGCGCCCACATGATCGGGAGCGTGACATAATTCAG ATGGTGAATCGAAACTCTTACCATGACGATCCTTATGCAAAAGAGTTTGGCATTAAGATCAGTGAACGACTGGCATTGGTTGAAGCACGGGTTTTACCTGCTCCTCGG CTAAAGTACAGCGAGACTGGTAGAGAGAAGGATTGCTTGCCTAGAGTTGGCCAGTGGAATATGATGAACAAG AAAATGGTCAACGGTGGTAGAGTCAGGAGCTGGCTGTGTGTCAATTTCGCTAGAAACGTGCAAGACAGTGTTGCTACTGGATTCTGTCGCGAACTTGCTCGCATGTGCCAAGCCTCAGGAATG GACTTTGCTTTGGAGCCTGTTCTTCCAGCTATATATGTGCGTCCGGATCAAGTGCAGCGAGCTTTGAAAGCTAGGTTCCATGATGCAATGACCATACTTGGACCAGAGCGCAAGGAACTCGAATTGCTTATTGGAATTCTTCCTGAAAACAATGGCTCACTTTATG GTGACTTGAAGCGTGTCTGTGAAACTGACCTTGGGCTGATTTCCCAGTGCTGTTTAGCGAAGCAAGTGTTTAAAATGAACAAACAAATTCTGGCAAATCTTTCTCTGAAGATAAATGTCAAG GTTGGGGGAAGGAACACTGTACTGGCTGATGCGGTGTCAAGATGCATTCCTTTGGTTACTGACAGGCCTACGATTATATTCGGCGCTGATGTCACCCATCCTCATCCTGGTGAAGACAGCAGCCCTTCCATTGCTGCA GTCGTGGCCTCTCAAGATTGGCCTGAGGTGACTAAGTATGCTGGTTTAGTTTCTGCTCAAGTTCACAGGCAAGAAATAATAGAGGATCTATATAATGTCACTCATGATCCTCAGAAAGGAACCATCCATGGTGGCATGATCAG GGAGCTTCTTATATCCTTTAAAAGATCAACTAGAGAAAAGCCTCAGCGGATATTATTCTATAG GGATGGTGTCAGTGAAGGCCAGTTTTACCAAGTTCTACAGCATGAGCTTGATGCCATCCGAAAG GCATGTGCATCACTGGAACCAAATTACCAGCCACAGATTACTTTCATCGTGGTTCAGAAACGCCACCACACCAGACTATTTGCAAACAACCACAATGACCAGAACTCCATCGACAGGAGCGGCAATATCCTTCCTG GTACCGTTGTTGACTCCAAGATCTGCCACCCTACAGAGTTTGATTTCTTTCTGTGTAGCCATGCCGGCATCAAG GGCACGAGCCGTCCTGCGCATTACCATGTCCTATGGGATGAGAACAACTTCACTGCTGATGCACTGCAGACCCTTACCAACAACCTCTGCTACAC TTACGCAAGGTGCACACGGTCGGTATCTATCG TTCCTCCGGCATACTATGCTCACCTGGCCGCTTTCCGTGCCCGTTTCTACATGGAGCCGGATAGCTCCGACAACGGCTCGATCGCGAGCGCGTGCGGTGGAGGCCAGTCCGGCTCGTCGACGTCCCGCAGCACCCGGGCCGCCGGCGGTGGGGTCGTCAGGCCCCTCCCCGCACTTAAGGACAGCGTGAAGAGGGTCATGTTCTACTGCTGA
- the LOC127314116 gene encoding protein argonaute 1D isoform X1, with protein MGFRRPRFAGFGEDGGGRGGQAGRGGRGGFYSQQYQHGGRGAGSYHHHPQGAAHQPRGAMPAMQQWRPAGPAAQCLGHREVQPRNHNGGGGRGGHVGDSPSAAIAPDISASPEASSPLLEVVTEQLEVLPMEGGELSAGHEPIPLTRNSYKFPRRPGSGRIGIKCLVKANHFLAQLPDKDLHQYDVRYPHSSIVLLVINSYMSSVLAVTWFRSQVSITPEITSRVVGRAVMQELVKLHKVSYLGGRLPAYDGRKSMYTAGPLPLTSKEFHITLLDKDDGSGLERRGRTFKVVIRFAARVDLHRLEQYIAGKQAEAPQEALQVLDIVLRELPTARYEPCGRSFFSPDLGRRRSLGDGIESWRGFYQTIRPTQMGLSLNINMSATSFFEPLPVIDFVAQLLNTAIHSRSLSDAERVKIKKALRGVKVEVTHRGNIRRTYRISGLTSQATRELSFPVDQGGTVKSIVQYFNETYGFSIKHTYLPCLQVGNQRRPNYLPMEVCKIVEGQRYSKRLNQGQIRALLEETCQRPHDRERDIIQMVNRNSYHDDPYAKEFGIKISERLALVEARVLPAPRLKYSETGREKDCLPRVGQWNMMNKKMVNGGRVRSWLCVNFARNVQDSVATGFCRELARMCQASGMDFALEPVLPAIYVRPDQVQRALKARFHDAMTILGPERKELELLIGILPENNGSLYGDLKRVCETDLGLISQCCLAKQVFKMNKQILANLSLKINVKVGGRNTVLADAVSRCIPLVTDRPTIIFGADVTHPHPGEDSSPSIAAVVASQDWPEVTKYAGLVSAQVHRQEIIEDLYNVTHDPQKGTIHGGMIRELLISFKRSTREKPQRILFYRDGVSEGQFYQVLQHELDAIRKACASLEPNYQPQITFIVVQKRHHTRLFANNHNDQNSIDRSGNILPGTVVDSKICHPTEFDFFLCSHAGIKGTSRPAHYHVLWDENNFTADALQTLTNNLCYTYARCTRSVSIVPPAYYAHLAAFRARFYMEPDSSDNGSIASACGGGQSGSSTSRSTRAAGGGVVRPLPALKDSVKRVMFYC; from the exons ATGGGATTCAGGAGACCAAgatttgctgggtttggtgaggATGGTGGTGGGAGAGGGGGTCAGGCCGGCAGAGGTGGCCGGGGTGGCTTCTATTCTCAGCAATACCAGCACGGTGGCCGTGGAGCAGGCTCCTACCACCACCACCCTCAGGGAGCTGCGCATCAACCACGCGGTGCGATGCCTGCGATGCAGCAATGGCGTCCAGCCGGTCCTGCTGCACAGTGTTTGGGCCACAGAGAAGTGCAGCCACGAAACCACAATGGTGGTGGCGGTCGAGGTGGACATGTGGGGGATAGCCCGTCTGCAGCAATAGCTCCCGACATCTCGGCCTCACCAGAGGCATCATCACCACTTCTTGAGGTGGTCACCGAGCAGCTCGAGGTCTTGCCCATGGAGGGTGGTGAATTGAGTGCGGGCCACGAGCCAATTCCATTGACCAGGAACTCGTATAAATTTCCTCGCCGCCCGGGAAGTGGAAGAATCGGTATCAAGTGCTTGGTGAAGGCAAATCACTTCCTTGCTCAACTGCCAGACAAGGATCTTCATCAGTATGATGTGCGTTACCCTCACAGCAGCATTGTTCTCCTTGTAATTAACAGCTACATGTCTTCAGTTCTTGCCGTGACATGGTTTCGTTCGCAGGTTTCCATCACCCCGGAGATCACCTCACGGGTTGTCGGCCGTGCCGTGATGCAAGAGTTGGTGAAGCTGCACAAGGTGTCTTACTTGGGAGGGCGGCTTCCAGCCTATGATGGCAGGAAGAGCATGTACACGGCTGGTCCGCTGCCACTTACTTCCAAAGAGTTTCACATCACTTTGCTCGACAAAGATGATGGTTCCGGTTTGGAGAG GCGTGGGAGAACTTTTAAGGTGGTGATTAGGTTTGCCGCTAGAGTTGATCTTCATCGCCTTGAGCAATATATAGCTGGAAAGCAGGCAGAGGCTCCCCAAGAGGCCCTGCAAGTTCTTGATATCGTCCTGCGTGAGCTGCCAACAGCTAG ATACGAACCATGTGGTCGATCCTTCTTCTCGCCTGACCTGGGAAGGAGGCGATCCCTTGGTGACGGAATAGAAAGCTGGCGCGGGTTTTATCAGACAATTCGTCCTACTCAAATGGGATTGTCACTAAATATCA ATATGTCGGCAACATCTTTCTTCGAGCCGCTACCTGTCATTGATTTTGTTGCACAACTTTTAAACACTGCTATCCACTCGAGGTCCCTCTCAGATGCGGAACGTGTCAAG ATCAAGAAGGCCTTAAGAGGAGTGAAGGTGGAAGTTACTCACCGTGGCAACATACGGCGGACGTATCGGATATCTGGTTTAACATCTCAGGCAACTCGGGAGCTAAG TTTTCCTGTCGATCAAGGGGGCACAGTGAAGTCTATTGTCCAATACTTTAATGAGACATATGGCTTTTCCATCAAGCACACCTACCTTCCCTGTCTGCAAGTCGGCAATCAGCGGCGTCCAAATTACCTCCCCATGGAG GTCTGCAAAATAGTGGAGGGACAGAGATACTCCAAGAGACTGAACCAGGGTCAGATAAGAGCTCTTTTAGAGGAGACATGTCAGCGCCCACATGATCGGGAGCGTGACATAATTCAG ATGGTGAATCGAAACTCTTACCATGACGATCCTTATGCAAAAGAGTTTGGCATTAAGATCAGTGAACGACTGGCATTGGTTGAAGCACGGGTTTTACCTGCTCCTCGG CTAAAGTACAGCGAGACTGGTAGAGAGAAGGATTGCTTGCCTAGAGTTGGCCAGTGGAATATGATGAACAAG AAAATGGTCAACGGTGGTAGAGTCAGGAGCTGGCTGTGTGTCAATTTCGCTAGAAACGTGCAAGACAGTGTTGCTACTGGATTCTGTCGCGAACTTGCTCGCATGTGCCAAGCCTCAGGAATG GACTTTGCTTTGGAGCCTGTTCTTCCAGCTATATATGTGCGTCCGGATCAAGTGCAGCGAGCTTTGAAAGCTAGGTTCCATGATGCAATGACCATACTTGGACCAGAGCGCAAGGAACTCGAATTGCTTATTGGAATTCTTCCTGAAAACAATGGCTCACTTTATG GTGACTTGAAGCGTGTCTGTGAAACTGACCTTGGGCTGATTTCCCAGTGCTGTTTAGCGAAGCAAGTGTTTAAAATGAACAAACAAATTCTGGCAAATCTTTCTCTGAAGATAAATGTCAAG GTTGGGGGAAGGAACACTGTACTGGCTGATGCGGTGTCAAGATGCATTCCTTTGGTTACTGACAGGCCTACGATTATATTCGGCGCTGATGTCACCCATCCTCATCCTGGTGAAGACAGCAGCCCTTCCATTGCTGCA GTCGTGGCCTCTCAAGATTGGCCTGAGGTGACTAAGTATGCTGGTTTAGTTTCTGCTCAAGTTCACAGGCAAGAAATAATAGAGGATCTATATAATGTCACTCATGATCCTCAGAAAGGAACCATCCATGGTGGCATGATCAG GGAGCTTCTTATATCCTTTAAAAGATCAACTAGAGAAAAGCCTCAGCGGATATTATTCTATAG GGATGGTGTCAGTGAAGGCCAGTTTTACCAAGTTCTACAGCATGAGCTTGATGCCATCCGAAAG GCATGTGCATCACTGGAACCAAATTACCAGCCACAGATTACTTTCATCGTGGTTCAGAAACGCCACCACACCAGACTATTTGCAAACAACCACAATGACCAGAACTCCATCGACAGGAGCGGCAATATCCTTCCTG GTACCGTTGTTGACTCCAAGATCTGCCACCCTACAGAGTTTGATTTCTTTCTGTGTAGCCATGCCGGCATCAAG GGCACGAGCCGTCCTGCGCATTACCATGTCCTATGGGATGAGAACAACTTCACTGCTGATGCACTGCAGACCCTTACCAACAACCTCTGCTACAC TTACGCAAGGTGCACACGGTCGGTATCTATCG TTCCTCCGGCATACTATGCTCACCTGGCCGCTTTCCGTGCCCGTTTCTACATGGAGCCGGATAGCTCCGACAACGGCTCGATCGCGAGCGCGTGCGGTGGAGGCCAGTCCGGCTCGTCGACGTCCCGCAGCACCCGGGCCGCCGGCGGTGGGGTCGTCAGGCCCCTCCCCGCACTTAAGGACAGCGTGAAGAGGGTCATGTTCTACTGCTGA